The uncultured Desulfatiglans sp. DNA window GGCTTCCACCCCACAATTCTCTGCGCCTCGCGGATCGACGGCCGCTGATGCTGTACGTCTTGATAACCCGATCCGTAATAGGCTCGGGCCTCAATCCGCTGGATTCCGCCATCCGGAGGGAAATAAAAGCGAAGTGCGTGACCGTCGAATTGTTCGCGAAGCATATCGGCAAGAGCAGCCATGCTGTATTCGTTCTGAGGATTGCCGATATTGAAGATGCGCCTGTTGCATTGCCCGTTCTTGTTTTCGACGATCCTGAAAAGACACTCAATACCGTCCCTGAAGTCGGTAAAACAACGCTTTTGCGCGCCGCCGTCCACCAATCGAATCGGGGCGCCTTCCACCAGATTGAGGATGAACTGGGTGATCACGCGTAAACTACCGATCCGGGCGGACTCCAGAGAGTCCAGTTTTGGCCCTATCCAGTTAAAAGGTCGGAATAGCGTGAATTGCAGCTCCTGGCTCTCCCCCTAGGCACAGATCACGCGATCCAGCATTTGCTTGCTGCATGAATATATCCAGCGCTGCTTGTGGATAGGACCTAAAACAAAGTTTGACCTATGTTCGTCAAATTCGTCATCCGTACACATGCCGTAGACTTCCGAAGTGGAAAGATGCATACCAGCCGTACCGGAACATAGCGCCATT harbors:
- a CDS encoding hypothetical protein (Evidence 5 : Unknown function); the protein is MRTTFLPFSKPSISEPEIKAVAEVLRSGWIITGPKAAEFGKVFKAYCNAEGAMALCSGTAGMHLSTSEVYGMCTDDEFDEHRSNFVLGPIHKQRWIYSCSKQMLDRVICA
- a CDS encoding fused UDP-L-Ara4N formyltransferase; UDP-GlcA C-4'-decarboxylase (fragment); this translates as MITQFILNLVEGAPIRLVDGGAQKRCFTDFRDGIECLFRIVENKNGQCNRRIFNIGNPQNEYSMAALADMLREQFDGHALRFYFPPDGGIQRIEARAYYGSGYQDVQHQRPSIREAQRIVGWKPNVPFAQCIGETLDYFLKSAVECAAEASCAMPACE